The following coding sequences lie in one Thalassoglobus polymorphus genomic window:
- a CDS encoding dipeptidase, with the protein MLIFDAHLDLAWNAVEWNRDLELTVAELRDFENNFEGIIPGACTVSYPELERGGIGIVIATLLPRLHRKHKELTFYQGRESSYAAAHGQLAYYRSMERKGVLKSLPDRAALAEHAQLWRDYLASPTGEAPPIGYILSMEGAPPILEPAQAGEWFDAGLRIVGPGHYGPNEYCHGTGSEGPLTDDGVQLLKEMDSVGLLLDATHLADESFWQALDVFNGPVLASHHNCRSLVPGDRQLDDDQIKALIERGSVIGAAFDNWMIKPGYVKKVTSADLVKIEDVVDHIDHVCQLAGNANHSGIGTDLDGGFGKEQCPGDLDTIADLVKIPNILESRGYSSEDIEKIMSKNFVDFFEKNLPEAN; encoded by the coding sequence ATGCTCATCTTTGACGCACACCTTGACCTCGCCTGGAACGCCGTCGAGTGGAATCGAGACCTCGAATTAACGGTTGCTGAACTCCGCGATTTTGAGAACAACTTTGAAGGCATCATCCCCGGTGCGTGCACGGTTTCTTACCCCGAACTCGAACGCGGCGGAATTGGAATCGTGATTGCCACACTCCTGCCACGTTTGCACCGCAAACACAAAGAACTCACGTTCTACCAGGGACGCGAATCATCATACGCAGCTGCTCATGGGCAACTCGCATACTATCGCTCAATGGAACGAAAAGGCGTCTTAAAAAGTCTTCCAGACCGAGCGGCACTCGCGGAACATGCACAACTCTGGCGGGACTATCTCGCGTCACCGACTGGAGAGGCTCCTCCGATTGGCTACATCCTCAGCATGGAAGGAGCTCCTCCAATTCTTGAACCAGCACAAGCCGGTGAATGGTTCGACGCAGGGTTACGAATTGTTGGCCCCGGCCACTATGGACCAAATGAATACTGTCACGGAACCGGTAGCGAAGGCCCGTTGACCGACGATGGAGTTCAACTATTGAAAGAGATGGACTCGGTCGGATTACTCCTCGATGCCACGCACCTTGCAGATGAATCGTTCTGGCAGGCACTTGACGTTTTCAACGGTCCCGTGCTGGCAAGCCATCACAATTGCCGATCACTCGTCCCAGGTGATCGCCAACTCGACGATGACCAAATCAAAGCGTTGATCGAGCGAGGTTCCGTCATTGGTGCTGCCTTCGACAACTGGATGATCAAACCTGGATACGTGAAGAAAGTGACCTCTGCCGACCTCGTCAAAATTGAAGATGTCGTCGACCACATCGACCACGTTTGCCAACTCGCAGGCAACGCAAACCATTCCGGAATCGGAACAGATCTCGATGGTGGATTCGGCAAAGAACAATGCCCCGGCGATCTCGACACTATCGCCGATCTGGTGAAGATTCCGAATATCCTTGAATCACGCGGTTACAGCAGCGAAGACATCGAGAAGATCATGAGCAAAAACTTCGTCGACTTCTTCGAGAAAAATCTTCCAGAAGCAAACTGA
- a CDS encoding type II toxin-antitoxin system HicB family antitoxin has protein sequence MVGLSGIGLPLVRQGARFVCDKNQMGKNMRLQKFDFPLRVVFYYEEDSWIAHSLEFDLIGVGDSKEEALKFLSGAIATQMSVAIEDNDPSILFRPADAKYLQMWALGKHIVNGSVTIQVEDDVNLPAGFDIREFEDHNRLGC, from the coding sequence ATGGTTGGTCTCTCAGGCATAGGATTGCCGCTTGTCAGGCAGGGAGCACGTTTTGTGTGTGACAAGAACCAAATGGGAAAGAACATGAGACTTCAAAAATTTGATTTTCCGCTCCGCGTCGTCTTCTACTACGAAGAAGATAGCTGGATTGCGCATTCTCTTGAATTTGATCTGATTGGGGTCGGAGACAGTAAGGAAGAAGCACTTAAATTCTTGTCCGGCGCAATTGCAACTCAAATGTCGGTTGCGATTGAAGATAACGACCCGTCAATTTTGTTTAGGCCAGCTGACGCGAAGTATCTTCAAATGTGGGCTCTTGGGAAGCACATTGTTAATGGCAGTGTCACCATTCAGGTCGAGGATGATGTGAATCTCCCAGCCGGCTTTGATATCCGCGAATTTGAGGATCACAACAGACTGGGCTGCTAA
- a CDS encoding coiled-coil domain-containing protein, producing MKPEMPEIIALQFQRLRTRIRSVAAAGGVGLTLFSVATAVGLAILMDILFDLPVAVRLGMLVAAAGLSVIGVAFWIIRPLTQRVQDDELAAIVEQQYPELNERLLSAVELDEHTDSDASPMMKKWLMQETVSLSKRVDFTDSIDASRSVRRCWWGGIACLALVLPTLFAGDAYAVLVSRFLNPWGNYERVQNLILQVVDGDRTVPQGSDVIIEVKTGWRFQPGTLPKSAWLEWTTDDSPTEARRLDWNQKTESYIGTLPRIGRSFSYHVSAARSKTRSYRINVVPLPAVEELQVEISPPAYTGHPAQFHDLVLGEIRVIEQSQWDVAVRFNKPIEKAEILWLDGTASPEQLEKLETLPGGLPIFKRTEFTLSADKQLASIEEVLSLNSPSGRFVIRGIDKEGLASDTSAIRRLTIDADQPPLIQFTDHEENTAVRPDDVLDIPVSVIDDFGMSSVELHYEMIRTEAFHEKGILKMENLRDQGRALTHSFRLDLSPLKLEPGMRLTLRGRATDERPVPKPNESWTITRSLLIRSDAKPYGEQTVVEQQQRTDQVIETLKTELQQQKEKARQFEQDAKEANANREEWEAQDDVQQMQEKLEKLQQQLEKLSALFEQQPLFDQIAKETQEIAEGKLEDASESVKQAQQAELKQKSQEFAKASEQLNDAAKQLEELQQKYREIADLQRDLLELGRLANQTERLANSVEDLEHRQKELNSQPAEPQPITNQQAKQKAWDADHREAWGDHQQLSNTLNDLFERRPELADAAAEALEKQLEQLAKRTEELSQRQENLAKAAKQSAERTVKELEAVQKQQNDVASKADELQKGLEQPEAMQDAEQAAKLLQKAQADLAEGNTADAAEAQSQAQNQFEKLAEQLRSQKETETPNESKADTKKQAQQAQEIAEQLSKSVEQLEKLIAGIEPPPQETPPQETAAQDQTTEDQPNAKIENETTVKTAPAVKPESAAKENVNYPDLLEKQKQLADIAKQIQQAVESQEGTSKEAQQASEQFATQSQQSSDQAQQLDSSQAAQKAQQAVESAQKLSEQLQQQEAPKALQQAAQQAAQQQSEVAEKLQNVAKSQSAQKEMQSQMQQQNQQEVAQLADELKKRTEELASNPINREKQAQSGTEAQQLAQQAQEAMKQSNEQAKQSNQGQASKQAQQAADSLNQASQKVMEASGQQKPTPQQPSESGQPGEEAQPGQQGETQNNSSEKTSSEQSQLSDSIVPAEVGTQVAQASRELKQAGEMLQQLGKPTPGTKGDQDGDPEEGEASQDQPMDGGEGEGQQKEGDPSQSGQQPSSSEALRQAAQSMRQAAGKSGMSQSQQKTGDSDQQAQESSSGSGNEASDFGSTQQLAELMQMQIDLSNMSKRDWGQLPGELQTELLESSQKKASGEYQKLIRRYFNDISKARSPEMKPQQN from the coding sequence ATGAAGCCGGAAATGCCTGAGATCATTGCTTTACAGTTCCAACGTTTGCGTACTCGAATTCGATCAGTGGCTGCTGCAGGAGGGGTGGGATTAACACTCTTCTCAGTCGCGACAGCCGTCGGACTCGCGATTCTGATGGATATCCTCTTCGATCTGCCTGTCGCTGTTCGGTTGGGAATGTTGGTGGCTGCTGCAGGCTTGTCAGTCATTGGAGTCGCTTTCTGGATCATTCGGCCATTGACTCAACGTGTCCAAGACGACGAACTGGCAGCGATTGTCGAACAGCAATACCCGGAACTTAACGAACGCTTGCTCTCTGCGGTCGAACTGGATGAGCACACCGATTCAGATGCTTCTCCGATGATGAAGAAATGGCTGATGCAGGAAACTGTGAGCCTTTCGAAGCGAGTTGACTTCACCGATTCCATCGATGCATCACGGTCTGTGCGTCGTTGTTGGTGGGGAGGAATTGCCTGTCTGGCACTTGTATTACCCACACTCTTCGCGGGAGATGCTTACGCTGTTTTGGTCTCTCGATTTCTGAATCCATGGGGCAATTACGAGCGAGTTCAAAATTTGATCCTGCAGGTTGTTGATGGAGACCGCACAGTGCCACAAGGGAGTGACGTCATTATTGAAGTGAAAACGGGATGGCGGTTTCAGCCAGGAACACTACCGAAATCAGCGTGGTTAGAATGGACCACAGATGATAGCCCGACGGAAGCTCGTCGGCTCGACTGGAACCAAAAGACTGAGAGTTACATCGGAACACTGCCGCGGATCGGAAGAAGCTTTTCGTATCACGTTTCTGCAGCACGTTCAAAAACTCGGTCTTATCGAATCAATGTTGTCCCACTGCCTGCCGTCGAAGAGTTGCAAGTTGAAATATCCCCGCCAGCGTACACTGGCCATCCAGCACAATTCCATGATTTGGTACTGGGTGAAATCCGTGTCATTGAGCAATCGCAATGGGATGTTGCAGTGAGATTTAACAAGCCGATTGAAAAGGCTGAGATACTCTGGCTCGATGGAACCGCTTCCCCGGAGCAACTCGAGAAGCTTGAAACTCTTCCGGGAGGATTGCCGATCTTCAAGCGGACAGAATTTACATTAAGTGCTGACAAGCAACTTGCTTCAATCGAAGAAGTCCTCTCTTTAAATTCTCCGTCTGGACGTTTCGTGATTCGAGGAATTGACAAAGAAGGGCTCGCATCGGACACAAGTGCCATTCGTCGGCTCACCATCGATGCTGACCAGCCTCCTCTCATTCAATTTACTGATCATGAAGAGAACACCGCAGTCCGCCCGGACGATGTCCTTGATATTCCAGTTTCAGTGATCGACGACTTTGGAATGAGCTCCGTCGAATTGCATTATGAAATGATTCGCACCGAAGCATTTCATGAAAAGGGAATCCTCAAGATGGAGAATCTGAGAGATCAGGGACGAGCATTGACTCATTCTTTCCGACTGGACCTTTCACCACTGAAACTTGAACCTGGAATGCGATTGACTCTCCGTGGTCGGGCGACGGATGAGCGTCCCGTTCCGAAACCGAATGAATCGTGGACGATCACGCGATCTTTGCTGATTCGCTCCGACGCAAAGCCGTACGGGGAGCAAACTGTTGTTGAACAGCAGCAGCGCACGGACCAAGTGATTGAGACGCTGAAAACGGAACTGCAACAACAAAAAGAAAAGGCCCGCCAGTTCGAACAAGACGCCAAAGAGGCGAACGCTAATCGTGAAGAATGGGAAGCCCAGGATGATGTTCAACAAATGCAGGAGAAACTTGAAAAGTTGCAACAGCAATTGGAAAAGCTGAGTGCATTGTTCGAACAACAACCACTCTTTGACCAGATCGCGAAAGAGACACAAGAGATCGCTGAGGGAAAACTGGAAGATGCCAGCGAGAGCGTCAAACAGGCTCAGCAAGCCGAACTGAAACAAAAGTCGCAGGAATTCGCCAAAGCGTCGGAGCAACTCAATGACGCAGCCAAACAGCTAGAGGAACTACAACAAAAGTACAGGGAGATCGCTGATTTACAACGCGATCTGTTGGAGTTGGGGCGCCTCGCGAATCAAACAGAAAGATTGGCGAATAGCGTCGAAGATTTGGAACATCGACAAAAAGAGCTGAACTCTCAACCTGCTGAACCTCAGCCGATCACAAACCAGCAAGCTAAACAGAAGGCATGGGATGCTGATCATCGTGAAGCCTGGGGAGATCACCAGCAACTCAGCAACACGCTCAACGATCTATTTGAGCGACGCCCTGAGCTTGCAGATGCGGCAGCTGAAGCTTTGGAGAAGCAGCTCGAGCAACTTGCAAAACGGACTGAGGAGCTCTCTCAACGGCAAGAGAATCTAGCGAAGGCTGCGAAGCAATCTGCGGAACGGACTGTAAAGGAATTAGAGGCCGTTCAGAAACAGCAAAACGACGTTGCTTCGAAAGCTGATGAATTGCAAAAAGGTCTTGAACAACCGGAGGCTATGCAGGACGCCGAACAGGCTGCCAAACTGTTGCAGAAAGCGCAAGCTGACTTGGCGGAAGGCAATACTGCCGATGCAGCTGAGGCACAGAGCCAGGCACAAAATCAATTTGAAAAACTTGCTGAGCAACTTAGATCCCAGAAGGAAACTGAGACTCCGAATGAATCGAAAGCCGACACAAAAAAGCAGGCTCAACAGGCTCAGGAAATTGCGGAACAACTTTCGAAGTCGGTTGAACAGCTCGAAAAGCTTATCGCTGGGATAGAGCCCCCTCCTCAAGAGACCCCTCCTCAAGAGACCGCAGCCCAAGATCAAACGACTGAGGATCAACCCAATGCGAAGATCGAAAATGAAACGACTGTAAAAACGGCTCCTGCTGTAAAGCCAGAAAGTGCTGCGAAGGAGAATGTGAACTATCCAGATCTTTTGGAGAAGCAGAAGCAACTGGCTGACATCGCAAAGCAAATTCAACAAGCTGTTGAGAGCCAAGAAGGGACAAGCAAGGAGGCTCAGCAGGCAAGCGAGCAATTCGCAACGCAGTCACAGCAATCTTCGGATCAGGCTCAACAACTCGACTCCTCTCAAGCTGCACAAAAAGCCCAACAAGCAGTTGAATCTGCACAAAAACTTTCGGAACAACTACAACAGCAAGAAGCCCCCAAAGCACTTCAGCAAGCGGCTCAACAGGCTGCGCAGCAACAATCTGAAGTCGCAGAGAAACTGCAAAACGTCGCGAAAAGCCAGAGTGCTCAAAAGGAAATGCAGTCTCAAATGCAACAGCAGAACCAACAAGAAGTTGCACAACTTGCTGACGAACTTAAGAAGCGGACTGAGGAGTTGGCCTCAAACCCGATCAACAGAGAAAAACAAGCACAATCCGGAACTGAAGCTCAGCAACTGGCTCAACAAGCTCAGGAAGCAATGAAACAATCCAATGAGCAAGCTAAGCAAAGCAATCAGGGTCAAGCCAGCAAACAGGCACAACAAGCTGCTGATTCTCTGAACCAAGCCTCTCAAAAAGTGATGGAAGCGAGCGGCCAGCAAAAGCCGACTCCGCAGCAACCAAGTGAATCAGGTCAACCGGGCGAAGAAGCGCAACCGGGGCAACAAGGCGAAACGCAGAACAACTCATCGGAGAAGACTTCTTCCGAACAAAGTCAGCTGTCCGATTCGATCGTCCCCGCAGAAGTTGGAACTCAGGTTGCTCAAGCGTCTCGCGAACTGAAACAAGCGGGCGAAATGTTGCAGCAACTCGGAAAACCGACTCCGGGAACAAAAGGAGATCAAGATGGTGATCCCGAAGAGGGAGAGGCCTCTCAAGATCAACCGATGGATGGTGGAGAAGGTGAAGGTCAGCAGAAAGAAGGCGATCCCTCACAGTCGGGGCAACAGCCATCTTCTTCAGAGGCACTTCGACAGGCTGCTCAGTCTATGCGACAGGCTGCGGGGAAATCTGGAATGTCACAGTCCCAACAAAAAACGGGTGACTCCGACCAACAAGCCCAGGAAAGCAGTAGCGGATCTGGCAATGAAGCTTCCGACTTTGGATCGACTCAGCAACTTGCAGAGTTAATGCAAATGCAAATCGATTTATCCAACATGTCCAAACGCGATTGGGGACAACTTCCGGGAGAACTTCAAACCGAGCTACTCGAGTCTTCACAAAAGAAGGCCTCGGGAGAGTATCAAAAACTAATCCGTCGCTACTTCAACGATATCTCCAAAGCACGCTCACCAGAGATGAAACCTCAGCAAAACTAG
- a CDS encoding SpoIIAA family protein, which yields MIEQLNSTSDKTIGFKLSGKLHDEDYKTFVPLVDAAIAEHGKARLLAQFHDFQGWDAKALWDDIKFSTTHCTKIEKIALVGEKSWEKSMATVCKPFTMAKVQYFDASQLEDAWKWLEAE from the coding sequence ATGATTGAACAACTAAATTCGACATCCGATAAAACTATCGGTTTCAAGCTTTCCGGGAAGCTTCACGATGAAGACTACAAGACGTTCGTCCCTCTCGTAGATGCCGCGATTGCTGAACATGGCAAAGCAAGGCTGCTCGCTCAGTTCCACGATTTTCAGGGTTGGGATGCGAAAGCGTTGTGGGACGATATCAAATTCTCGACAACACACTGCACGAAGATAGAAAAGATCGCATTAGTCGGTGAGAAGAGCTGGGAAAAATCGATGGCCACTGTTTGCAAACCCTTTACGATGGCAAAGGTTCAATACTTTGACGCCTCTCAACTCGAGGATGCTTGGAAATGGCTTGAAGCAGAGTAA